One Coleofasciculus chthonoplastes PCC 7420 genomic region harbors:
- a CDS encoding HAD-IA family hydrolase, translating into MTNDKGQMTNPKVILLDAVGTLFGVRGSVGQIYSAIARQFNVNVPPKLVNDAFFQAFAAADPLVFPDTDPKEIHECEFEWWRVIALRTFQKVGVLEQFADFTDFFDHLYTHFATAEPWFIYPDVIPALEAWQRVGIQLGVLSNFDSRLYLVLKALNLDEFFSSITISTEAGVAKPDPKIFTRALQKYECEPSQAWHVGDSLREDYQGAKAAGLRAIWLERSEDMAEI; encoded by the coding sequence ATGACAAATGACAAAGGACAAATGACCAATCCAAAAGTCATTTTACTCGATGCCGTCGGTACATTATTTGGGGTGCGCGGAAGTGTGGGTCAGATTTACAGCGCGATCGCTCGCCAGTTTAATGTGAATGTGCCACCGAAACTGGTTAACGATGCCTTTTTCCAGGCTTTTGCTGCGGCTGATCCCTTAGTTTTCCCCGATACAGATCCCAAAGAGATTCATGAGTGTGAATTTGAATGGTGGCGCGTGATTGCCCTTCGCACGTTCCAAAAAGTTGGTGTTCTGGAACAGTTTGCAGACTTTACCGATTTTTTTGACCACCTTTACACCCACTTTGCCACCGCCGAACCCTGGTTTATTTATCCAGATGTTATCCCAGCGCTGGAGGCGTGGCAGCGAGTTGGTATTCAATTGGGTGTTTTGTCAAATTTTGATTCTCGTCTTTACTTAGTGCTAAAAGCACTGAATCTGGATGAGTTTTTCAGTTCAATCACCATTTCCACAGAAGCGGGGGTGGCTAAACCTGATCCCAAAATTTTTACTCGCGCTTTACAGAAATATGAATGTGAACCTTCACAAGCGTGGCATGTTGGCGATAGTTTGCGGGAGGACTATCAGGGGGCTAAAGCGGCGGGATTGAGAGCTATCTGGTTGGAGCGTTCCGAAGATATGGCTGAGATTTAA
- a CDS encoding DUF4114 domain-containing protein, with amino-acid sequence MFNPNKLAISAVGASLFALGSVVTFSESASALNDRPVDPIGPSIDPGPAPVELQELLDAITVDGPGIDVIEDQKPYDLFTNQASGASESTFLFEIAGFSPGNVFGIYKADDPAFKIPLFIGDNDPADAASTFFLSNGDVAVSTIPFSSDKPFAPDEFPIADPSFELYEGFGNMFGFYLQNPNNEWFFTEDSLNPDGVAHALIYQGDDATTLMAPGRQPGTFSDNEFIIAFEDTAAGQPFYDNDFNDLVVIVESIEPKETPEPAALAGLGLLAGAMAISRRRNKAEKS; translated from the coding sequence ATGTTTAATCCCAATAAGTTAGCCATTTCTGCCGTTGGTGCTTCCCTCTTCGCTCTTGGATCAGTCGTAACGTTTAGCGAAAGCGCTTCAGCGTTAAACGACCGCCCCGTTGATCCGATTGGTCCTTCTATTGATCCCGGACCAGCGCCTGTAGAACTCCAAGAGCTCTTGGATGCCATCACAGTAGATGGTCCGGGAATTGACGTGATTGAGGATCAAAAACCATACGATTTATTCACAAACCAGGCAAGTGGTGCTTCTGAAAGCACATTCCTGTTTGAGATTGCTGGTTTCTCCCCCGGTAATGTGTTTGGTATCTACAAGGCAGATGACCCCGCCTTCAAAATTCCTCTGTTTATTGGAGATAATGATCCAGCAGACGCTGCTAGCACCTTCTTCCTAAGTAATGGCGACGTTGCAGTTAGTACTATACCATTTTCTAGTGATAAGCCATTCGCTCCAGACGAATTCCCTATTGCTGATCCTAGCTTCGAGTTATATGAAGGTTTTGGCAATATGTTTGGTTTTTACCTGCAAAATCCAAACAATGAATGGTTCTTCACCGAAGATTCACTCAACCCCGATGGCGTCGCTCATGCTTTAATTTATCAAGGTGATGATGCAACAACACTTATGGCACCGGGACGCCAACCAGGTACATTTTCAGATAATGAGTTCATCATTGCTTTCGAGGATACAGCAGCAGGTCAACCCTTCTATGATAACGATTTCAACGACTTGGTGGTAATTGTAGAATCCATTGAGCCAAAAGAAACCCCAGAACCTGCAGCCCTGGCTGGTTTAGGTTTACTTGCTGGTGCCATGGCAATCTCTCGTCGCCGCAACAAGGCTGAAAAGTCTTAA
- the cofG gene encoding 7,8-didemethyl-8-hydroxy-5-deazariboflavin synthase subunit CofG yields MTMGVSQIITYSPAYTLVPTYECFNRCSYCNFRADPGQSSWLTLTEADHLLKQLQSQGICEILILSGEVHPHSPRRKAWFQRIYDLCELALSRGFLPHTNGGPLQFEEMRSLKSVNVSMGLMLEQITPQLQQTVHRHAPSKIPQVRLQQLVWAGELQIPFTTGLLLGIGETSEDWWETLDAIAQLHTQYGHIQEVILQPHSPGHQQYWQAPAFDPQQLPQVIAKARQILPADITLQIPPNLVLDDQWLLACLAAGARDLGGIGPKDEVNPDYPHPQIQRLQNSIEPAGWHLVPRLPLYPQYNDWLSPRLQQAVLNIRFNDIQQGSDVLIDK; encoded by the coding sequence ATGACAATGGGGGTTTCTCAAATTATTACTTATAGTCCGGCTTACACGCTGGTTCCTACCTACGAATGCTTTAACCGCTGTAGCTACTGCAATTTTCGCGCTGATCCGGGTCAAAGTTCATGGTTGACGCTAACTGAGGCGGATCATCTCTTAAAGCAGCTTCAATCTCAGGGAATTTGTGAAATTCTTATCCTCAGTGGTGAAGTGCATCCCCATTCACCACGGCGTAAAGCCTGGTTCCAGCGGATTTATGATTTATGTGAACTCGCCCTATCCAGAGGATTTCTACCCCATACTAATGGTGGACCGTTGCAGTTTGAGGAGATGCGATCGCTAAAATCGGTGAATGTGTCAATGGGGTTAATGCTGGAACAGATAACGCCACAACTCCAGCAAACCGTTCACCGCCATGCACCCAGTAAAATACCACAGGTACGGCTACAACAGCTTGTTTGGGCGGGGGAATTGCAGATTCCGTTTACAACCGGGCTATTGTTGGGTATTGGTGAGACAAGTGAGGATTGGTGGGAAACATTGGATGCGATCGCGCAGCTTCATACTCAGTATGGTCACATCCAAGAAGTGATTTTACAACCCCATAGTCCCGGTCATCAACAATATTGGCAAGCCCCCGCATTTGATCCGCAACAGTTACCCCAAGTCATAGCCAAAGCCCGTCAAATTTTACCCGCTGATATTACCCTGCAAATTCCGCCCAATTTAGTCCTAGATGATCAATGGTTACTCGCTTGTTTAGCGGCAGGGGCGAGGGATTTGGGAGGAATTGGACCCAAAGACGAGGTAAATCCCGATTATCCCCATCCTCAAATTCAGCGATTACAAAATAGTATTGAACCAGCCGGATGGCATCTCGTACCACGCTTACCCCTTTATCCGCAGTATAATGATTGGTTGTCCCCACGATTACAACAAGCCGTTTTGAATATAAGATTTAATGACATCCAACAGGGAAGCGATGTCCTAATTGACAAATGA
- a CDS encoding TFIIB-type zinc ribbon-containing protein, protein MTSMKCPKCQGNLETVVYADVEVDRCADCHGIWFDSQEAQTLKTIEGSEAIDTGDPKIGSKFNAIEDIDCPKCKAKMTKMVDLKQSHIWYEKCPICYGIWFDAGEFKDYKQEDIQDIFKGIFTGERR, encoded by the coding sequence ATGACCTCAATGAAATGTCCTAAATGTCAAGGAAACCTGGAAACTGTAGTTTATGCTGATGTTGAAGTAGACCGATGCGCTGATTGCCATGGCATTTGGTTTGATTCTCAAGAGGCTCAAACTCTCAAGACAATCGAGGGTTCGGAAGCAATTGATACGGGTGATCCCAAAATCGGCAGTAAATTTAATGCCATTGAAGACATTGATTGCCCGAAATGCAAAGCAAAAATGACCAAAATGGTTGACCTGAAACAGTCACATATTTGGTATGAAAAATGCCCAATCTGTTATGGTATCTGGTTTGATGCTGGGGAATTTAAGGATTATAAACAGGAAGATATTCAGGATATCTTCAAAGGCATCTTCACTGGAGAACGGCGCTAA
- a CDS encoding DUF2973 domain-containing protein, with protein MLHLLYIIAFTVIAFLAIRNLIRSLLNLSIDAQRHYAPAGKASFAASSSSNTRVPHPELLDDTGNPTSEPLLVMKSMTVEDARTQLDALYDASPSNRIDKSEDI; from the coding sequence ATGTTACACCTACTCTACATAATTGCCTTTACCGTTATTGCATTTCTCGCGATCAGGAATTTGATTCGCAGTTTGCTGAACTTGAGTATAGATGCTCAACGGCATTACGCACCTGCGGGAAAGGCTTCATTTGCCGCGTCTAGTTCTAGCAACACTCGCGTCCCCCATCCAGAACTGTTGGATGATACCGGGAATCCGACAAGTGAACCACTGCTGGTAATGAAATCAATGACGGTTGAAGACGCCCGCACCCAGCTTGATGCTTTATATGATGCTTCCCCTAGCAATAGGATTGATAAGTCGGAAGACATTTAA
- a CDS encoding DUF2605 domain-containing protein, whose amino-acid sequence MPQSQPHEQDLLKSILQPLLDDFQYWFSRSHSLLESEEISFLSRQQQRDLLERVKTAQREVNAAVTLFQATDGQVGIEPATLVPWHRLVNECWQVGMRWRSLKSGESESEISGNVNIEPRE is encoded by the coding sequence ATGCCTCAGTCTCAGCCCCACGAGCAAGACCTGCTCAAGTCGATACTACAGCCACTTTTGGATGATTTTCAATATTGGTTTTCGCGATCGCATTCGTTACTCGAATCCGAGGAGATCAGCTTTTTAAGCCGACAGCAGCAGAGGGATTTACTCGAGCGAGTCAAAACAGCCCAACGGGAAGTGAATGCGGCGGTAACATTGTTTCAAGCAACGGATGGTCAAGTGGGGATTGAACCCGCTACATTAGTGCCATGGCATCGGTTAGTCAACGAGTGTTGGCAAGTTGGGATGCGCTGGCGCTCATTGAAATCGGGAGAATCCGAGTCGGAGATTTCCGGAAATGTCAATATTGAGCCGAGAGAGTGA
- the thrS gene encoding threonine--tRNA ligase, which produces MAQSPMSNVEAPQKPEKIHLPRTSESESLKKIRHTASHVMAMAVQKLFPGTQVTIGPWIENGFYYDFAKPEPFTEQDLKAIKKEMVKILKRKLPLIREEVSREEAERRIKELGEPYKLEILQDLEDPITLYHLGEDWWDLCAGPHVETTADIHPKAIDLESVAGAYWRGDASKAQLQRIYGTAWETPEQLTEYKRRKQEALKRDHRKLGKDLGLFILSDPVGPGLPLWTPKGTILRSTLEDFLKQEQIKRGYQPVVTPHIGRVELFKTSGHWQKYKEDLFPMMGESEAEGFVLKAMNCPFHVQIYKHELRSYRDLPMRLAEFGTVYRYEQSGELGGLTRVRGFTQDDAHLFVTPEQLDDEFLRVVDLTLSVFNTLGLQDFKARLSFRDPSQDKYIGSDEAWNKSENAIRRAVETLGMGHFEGIGEAAFYGPKLDFMFHDALDREWQLGTVQVDYNLPERFNLEYVAEDGTRQRPVMIHRAPFGSLERLIGILIEEYAGDFPFWLAPVQARLLPVSDEQLTFAKEVAQKMRLVGVRVEVDTSGDRLPKMIRNGEKAKIPVMAVVGAKEVESNSLSVRIREAGKQSQDLGAIPVAQVLERMESAIANRHNF; this is translated from the coding sequence ATGGCACAGTCACCCATGTCCAACGTAGAAGCCCCCCAAAAACCCGAAAAAATCCATTTGCCTCGGACCAGTGAATCCGAGAGCCTGAAAAAAATCCGTCATACCGCCTCCCACGTCATGGCAATGGCGGTGCAGAAGCTGTTTCCGGGGACACAGGTGACGATTGGTCCGTGGATTGAGAATGGCTTTTATTACGACTTCGCCAAACCCGAACCCTTTACCGAGCAAGACTTAAAAGCCATCAAAAAAGAGATGGTGAAAATCCTCAAGCGTAAACTCCCCCTGATTCGGGAAGAAGTCAGTCGAGAAGAAGCCGAACGCCGGATCAAAGAACTCGGAGAACCCTACAAACTGGAAATCCTCCAAGACTTAGAAGACCCAATCACGCTATACCACCTCGGAGAAGATTGGTGGGACTTGTGCGCTGGTCCCCATGTAGAAACCACAGCAGACATTCATCCCAAAGCCATTGACTTAGAAAGCGTCGCTGGCGCATACTGGCGCGGCGATGCAAGCAAGGCGCAACTCCAGCGAATTTACGGCACCGCCTGGGAGACGCCGGAACAACTAACTGAATATAAGCGGCGCAAACAAGAAGCCCTGAAGCGTGATCATCGCAAGCTGGGCAAAGACCTAGGACTGTTTATTTTATCCGACCCCGTAGGACCCGGTTTGCCCTTGTGGACACCCAAAGGGACAATCCTGCGGAGTACCTTAGAAGACTTCCTCAAACAGGAGCAAATTAAGCGCGGGTATCAGCCTGTAGTCACCCCGCATATTGGTCGCGTGGAGTTGTTTAAGACTTCGGGACATTGGCAGAAATATAAAGAAGACTTGTTCCCAATGATGGGTGAGTCAGAAGCCGAGGGCTTTGTCCTCAAAGCCATGAACTGCCCATTTCATGTCCAAATCTATAAGCATGAACTGCGTTCCTACCGAGATCTGCCCATGCGCCTCGCGGAGTTTGGCACTGTGTATCGGTATGAACAATCGGGAGAACTGGGGGGATTAACCCGAGTTCGCGGCTTTACCCAAGATGATGCCCATCTGTTTGTCACTCCCGAACAACTGGATGATGAGTTCTTGCGGGTGGTTGATTTAACTCTATCCGTGTTTAACACTCTAGGGTTGCAAGATTTTAAAGCCCGTTTAAGTTTCCGTGACCCCAGCCAAGACAAATATATTGGGTCAGATGAGGCGTGGAATAAGTCAGAAAACGCCATTCGTCGGGCAGTCGAAACCTTGGGAATGGGTCATTTTGAAGGGATTGGCGAAGCCGCGTTTTATGGTCCGAAGCTGGATTTCATGTTCCATGATGCCCTCGATCGCGAGTGGCAATTGGGGACAGTACAGGTGGACTATAACCTGCCAGAGCGATTTAACTTAGAGTATGTGGCAGAAGATGGGACACGCCAGCGCCCCGTGATGATTCACCGTGCGCCTTTTGGCTCATTGGAGAGGCTAATTGGGATTTTGATTGAGGAGTACGCCGGAGACTTCCCCTTCTGGTTAGCCCCCGTGCAAGCGCGACTGTTACCCGTGAGTGATGAACAGTTAACCTTTGCCAAGGAAGTGGCACAGAAGATGCGCCTGGTGGGAGTTCGCGTTGAAGTCGATACCAGTGGCGATCGCTTACCGAAGATGATTCGCAATGGCGAGAAGGCAAAAATCCCGGTGATGGCGGTTGTCGGGGCGAAGGAGGTTGAGTCGAATAGTCTCAGTGTCCGAATTCGCGAAGCTGGGAAGCAATCCCAGGATTTAGGCGCGATTCCTGTGGCGCAGGTATTGGAACGCATGGAGAGTGCGATCGCCAACCGCCATAATTTTTAG